One Coprobacter fastidiosus genomic window, ATACGGGGAAGAATAAATCCCGATATTTATTATACGATAGATCGTACCGAAATCGGCAGGGAGAATAAAATTCCGCTGTGGTTGTTCGGATTTTTATATTAATTTCAGTAATATTGTAATTGCATTTTTAAATTCTCAAATATATATTTAGAATATGACCAAACAAAAGAAAATGTTGACCTGTGATGGTAATCAAGCGGCTGCACATATCTCGTATATGTTCAGTGAAGTGGCTGCTATTTATCCTATCACACCCTCTTCAACCATGGCAGAATACGTGGATGAGTGGGCTGCTGCCGGAAGAAAAAATATCTTCGGCGAAACCGTATTAGTTCAAGAAATGCAATCGGAAGCCGGTGCAGCGGGTGCTGTACACGGTTCTTTACAGGCCGGAGCTTTGACTACGACCTATACTGCATCTCAGGGATTATTGTTGATGATCCCGAATATGTACAAAATTGCCGGAGAATTCCTTCCTTGTGTATTTCATGTTTCTGCCCGTACGTTGGCATCTCATGCACTTTGTATCTTCGGAGATCATCAAGATGTAATGTCGACCCGTCAGACCGGATTCGCTATGTTGGCAGAAGGTTCGGTTCAAGAGGTTATGGATCTTGCCGGAGTCGCTCACTTATCGACTATTAAAGCTCGTGTGCCTTTCGTCAACTTCTTTGACGGATTCCGTACTTCTCATGAGATACAGAAAATAGAAATGTTGGAAAATGAAGATCTTGCTCCGTTGATCGATCAAGAAGCTCTTCAAGAATTCCGTAACCGTGCCTTGAACCCCGAAAATCCGGTGGCTCGCGGTATGGCTGAAAATCCGGATACTTTCTTCCAACATCGGGAGTCATGTAATAACTATTACGAAGCTGTTCCGGCTATCGTAGAGGAATACATGAATGAAATTTCGAAAATTACCGGACGTAAATACGGTCTGTTCGATTATTACGGAGCTGAAGATGCCGACCGTGTGATTATCGCTATGGGGTCTGTAACGGAAGCTGCCCGTGAAGCTATCGATTATCTGACAGCCAAAGGTGAAAAAGTAGGTTTGGTTTCGGTACACTTGTATCGTCCGTTCTCTGCAAAACATTTCTTGGCCGCTGTTCCTAAAACTGCAAAACGTATTGCCGTTCTGGATCGTACAAAAGAACCTGGCGCTACCGGAGAACCTTTATATCTGGATGTTAAAGATGTGTTCTACGGACAAGAAAATGCTCCTGAAATCGTAGGCGGACGCTATGGTTTGGGTTCTAAAGATACTACTCCGTCTCAGATATTGGCCGTATTTGAGAATCTTGCTTTGCCGATGCCGAAAAATAACTTTACTATCGGTATCGTTGATGATGTAACCTTTACATCTTTACCTCAAAAAGAAGAAATCGCCATGGGTGGCGAAGGTATGTTTGAAGCTAAGTTTTACGGATTGGGCGCTGATGGAACAGTCGGTGCTAACAAGAACTCCGTAAAAATTATCGGTGACAATACCGATAAGCATTGTCAGGCATACTTCTCTTATGACTCTAAGAAGTCGGGTGGTTTCACTTGTTCTCACCTTCGTTTCGGAGATAGCCCTATTCGTTCTACTTATTTGGTAAATACTCCGAATTTTGTCGCTTGTCATGTACAGGCCTATTTGCGTATGTATGATGTGACTCGCGGTCTTCGTGAGAACGGAACTTTCTTGTTGAATACGATCTGGAACGAGGAAGAACTGGCAAAGCATTTGCCGAATAAAGTAAAACGCTATTTCGCACAGAAAAACATAAGTGTTTATTATATTAATGCGACTCAGATAGCTCAGGAAATCGGTTTGGGTAATCGTACCAATACGATCCTGCAATCTGCTTTCTTCCGTATTACTGGTGTAATTCCTGTCGATCTGGCTATCGAACAGATGAAGAAGTTCATCGTAAAATCTTACGGTAAAAAAGGTGAAGATGTCGTAAACAAAAATTATGCTGCCGTTGACCGTGGCGGTGAATATAAACAACTTACCGTAGATCCTGCATGGGCGAATCTGCCGGATGATGAAGTGCTGCCGAACAATGATCCGGCGTTCATCAACGAAGTTGTTCGTCCTATCAATGCACAAGATGGCGATCTGCTTCCTGTATCAGCATTTAAAGGTCTTGAAGACGGTACTTGGCATCAGGGGACAGCTAAATACGAGAAACGTGGTGTCGCAGCTTTTGTTCCGGTATGGACAGCTGAAAACTGTATACAGTGCAACAAATGTGCTTATGTTTGTCCTCACGCTTCTATCCGCCCGTTCGTTCTTGATGCGGCAGAACAATCAGGTGCGAATTTCCCGATGCTTAAAGCGGTGGGAAAAGCTTTTGACGGCATGACATTCCGCATGCAGGTAGATGTTCTCGACTGTTTGGGTTGTGGTAACTGTGTTGACGTATGTCCGGGTAATAAGAATGGTAAAGCTTTGGCTATGACCGATCTTGAATCTCAATTGCCTCAAGCTGCCAACTGGGAATATTGCGTTAATAACGTGAAGAGCAAACAACATCTTGTAGATATCAAAGCTAATGTGAAGAACTCACAGTTCGCTACTCCTCTCTTCGAATTCTCCGGTGCATGTTCGGGTTGCGGTGAAACTCCGTACGTGAAATTGATTTCTCAATTGTTCGGTGATCGTGAGATGGTTGCTAATGCAACAGGATGTTCTTCGATCTATTCAGGTTCTATCCCTTCGACTCCTTATACGACAAACGAAAAAGGTCACGGTCCGGCATGGGCGAACTCTTTGTTCGAGGATTTCTGTGAATTCGGTTTCGGTATGTATCTTGCCGTTGACAAAATGCGTGAACGTATCGTTAAGTTGATGAATCAGGCTATCGAAAGCGGTTGTCCCGAAGAAATGAAGACTTTGTTTACCGAATGGATCGCCGATAAGGAAAATACCGAACGTTCTATCGAACTGGAAGCTAAGATCACACCGATGGTAAAAGCTGCAGCCGATAAGTGTGAAATTTGTAAGGAGATCGCTTCATTGAGCAAATATCTCATCAAGAAATCTCAATGGATTATCGGTGGTGACGGAGCTTCTTATGATATCGGTTTCGGTGGTCTCGACCATGTTCTTGCATCCGGTAAGAATGTAAATATCCTCGTATTGGATACAGAAGTTTATTCGAATACGGGTGGTCAAGCTTCTAAAGCGACTCCGGTAGGAGCTATTGCTAAATTTGCCGCTGCCGGTAAACGTGTACGCAAGAAAGATCTCGGTTTGATCGCTTCTACTTACGGTTATGTATATTGCGCACAAATCGCTATGGGTGCTGATCAGGCTCAGACTCTGAAAGCTATTCGCGAAGCTGAAGCTTACGACGGACCTTCTATTATTATCGCTTATGCTCCGTGTATCAACCACGGTTTGAAGAAAGGTATGGGTAAAGCTCAGGCCGAAGAAGCTGCTGCTGTTGAATGCGGATATTGGCATTTGTGGCGTTATAATCCTATGCTCGAGGCAGAAGGCAAAAATCCGTTTACATTGGACAGCAAAGAACCGCAATGGGATAAGTTCCAAGACTTCCTGAAGGGAGAAGTTCGTTACGCTTCTGTAATGAAACAGTATCCGAACGAAGCCGCCGAATTATTCCAAGCTGCTCAAGATAATGCAAAATGGAGATATAATAACTACAAACGTCTTGCAAAACAACAGTGGGGTGTTGAAGTAGAAGATTGATTTTCATCTATGTTATATTGAAAAAGGGAGAGCATTATGTTCTCCCTTTTTATTTTCGGTAATAAATTTATTTGAGTTCTTTATAAGAACGATAGCGGGCAATCTGAAAAATGAAAATGAGAAGCAGACCGGAAGAAAATACAGAAATGACCTGATGATATTTTCTTATCGAAAATTTTGAATAAGCTCTTGGTAGAAGACTATGTCGTTTAGAATATCTTGAACCTTTTTATTTTGGACGAGAGGCAAAAGACCCGAAATAGTCTTTGGATAAAATAAGATTTGATATGTCCCAAGCTTTTATTTGATCAGGTATAAGAGGAGAGTCGCTATTTCCGTATATCGATTTTTTGTCCCAGTGTACGGCACTGGATACGGGATATTGTAAAATGCTGTGTCCCATTCCTCTCCAGGAATAATTGTTCAAGCCCATGACATCGAGTAAAGTCGAGTATATGTCGATTTGTCCCATAATATTTTTATAATTTAGAGAAAGTGGGACATTTAGAATAATCATCGCGGTTTCTCTATCAGATAGTTTTCTTTTTTTTCTGCCGTCTAAAACGTTTTTACCTAATTCATCATGATCGGAGACGATGACTATCGTTGAATTTTTATATAAATTGTTCTTTTTCAGAGAATCGATAAAAGAACCGATTGCCTGATCTGTGTAATGGAATGCCTCCATACAGTTTCTTACCGTAGAAGTAAATTGCTTGGACTCGGATATCCGGGTTTTATTTATAGGAGTGTCGTAAGGCATGTGTGTCGAGGCGGTTACGATCTGACAGAAGAAGGGTTCGGGCAAATTTTTTATAATTCTAAAACTTTGTTGCATCAGAGATTTATCGCTGATACTGCCGCGTATCATATCGTCTTTTTCCAGACATTTTTTGTCATAAAGCGTGTCGAATGAGAAGGCTTTAGACATTTCTTTTTGATTCCAAAAGTTTCCGGCATCGCTGATAATATTGAGGCTATAATAACCATAAGGTTTTAGGGCATCGGCTAATGACGGAAAATGTTTTGTTTTGCAGGTTGTTGCCGCTGCTCCTAATTGCAGAGGTAGAATTCCCGTATTGATCATAAGATGTCCGTCGCTTGATCTGCCGTCTTTTACTTGGGGAAGAATATGCAAAGCCGAAATAACAGAATCTTCTTTTATAAAACGGTTTAGGTTGGGAGTTATTTCGATTCCGTCTATGGTTCTGTTTAATAGCCATGAATTGAGAGACTCGACGATAATGATGATCAGATTTTTTCGGGGATGATCAAGAATCGTATTGTGTATTTGTTTTTTTTCTTTTGACAAAATGAACCGGTCGATATAGTTTTTTTCTTCTGGTGTTATTTTTTTTGAAGTTGTTGTCGCTTTAGTTAAAGTATAAACAAAGTAAGGAACAAGTCCGTTTGCTTCGACATAGAATGACGGTCCGAAAGATGCAGTCCATCTTATCCAAGGAGACGGTCGGTTCGGATCTTTTATTATCGCTGCTTTTAATGGTGTTGCAAGATACCCGAAAGAACAAATTATGAATATCATTGCACCGTAAGCAATACGTTTTGGGAGAGGTTCGTATGCGCCGATATTGTTTTTATAAAATCCTAAGTACAAAAGTAATAGTAGTATGGTGGGTAGAATGACCCATATATCTCCCGGATGAATAGATCCGATAATGCTTTTTATCAGCAACTCGGAAATGTTATCGAATAAAAAATAGGATGAAAAGGGCATTAGAGTCTGATATGTCCTGAAATACCATATTTGAGATAAACAAAATATATCCAAGAGAAATAATAAAATGAAAATTATCCATTTCCGTTTGTTCATGAGAAAAAAAGGAAGCATGAGCATACACGCATCGAACAGGCTTCTGAATTTTCTGACTATTAATGTAAATGCAGATGTTTCGTTTTGCATTATGTTGTATTGTAATATTTCTATGGATATTGCAGCGCAAATTGCAGTCAGAAAATAAAATAGCAAAAGTCTAAAATTTATATTTTTGAAAAATTCAATGTTCATATTAGTTTATAAATCAATAAAATATAAATATATTATTAGATGTACTATAATATTATAGTATTAATTACGCACTAAAATTTATCTTTTTAAGTGGGATTAAGAGCCTGTTTAAATTTTCCAATAAAAAAATACTATCAGGTCTTTTTTTGTGTTCTCTTCCGGTCTTTTCCCCTGTTTTCCCTTGTCAGATAGCCCGCTATCCTCCTCGTAAAAACAGAAAAACATACTCGGAAGAAATTCTCAAAACTGACCCGAATAAAGTTTAAACAGGCTCTAAATAGATATAACTATTCTGTGAATGTTGGCTTTATCTTTTGATTGTCCGTATATTTATACATAGACAATTTATTCTAATCTAAAGTGATGAAAAATCAACATTATTTTGGGCTTCAAAATTAATATAAAATGGGAATAGACACAACATCCTGTATAAGAAATGCTTGTGAATATATAATAAAAACCAGACACCCTGATGAATTATTCCATCAGGGTGTCTGGTCTTGAAGTTTTCCTTTTACTTAATTCTTAGCATATTCGATTACCCGAGTTTGTTTAGGCAAAGCTCTCGGTTCTATTGCCTGTTTTATATTATTAGCAGGATCGATGCTTGCTGTTGCGGCAAATACAACGATATTTTCGTTATCGGGTAGGATAATTTGGGACGCACCTTTCGGTATGTCTAATTCCAGACGATAGATATAGGTAAATTGATACGGTTCGTTGCGGAATACATATTGGTTAGAACCTTCAAGTCCTAATACCTGATGGTGGCGATGTGTGCCTACATGGGCGATAACACCGTCTTTTACATACCCTTCACTGAAATTCTGTAATCCCCATTGTGAATAGAAATCGCTATAGTACGGGATTTTCAGATCGACAGCTTGATCTCCTATATGGAATGTGGCTGTACGATCTTTGTCTGTTGCGGCAGCAAGTATATACACTTTGTCGTATGTTTTATCCTGAGGTATGTCGATTGTGTCGCCTTTACATTTAATTATATTGTTTATCCCGGCTTTTCCCATTTTGAAAGGTATCCCGTTTACCTCTAAGACTGCAGGTAATAATTCTGCAGCATAAGAGCATTTATTTCCATCTACATCAGCTATTTCGGCAAAATAGTCTGTCGATATGCCGTTTGCGTTATAACTCAAAGCAATACTTTTGCTCTCTGCCGATTGTAATTTGTGGTTCGGATCTTTCAGTTTCACAATAAAAGTTTTAGGCTGGAACTTACTGCAACTGATAGAAATCGAGTTCCCGGATACAGGTACATCTCCGACATTTTCTTCGATCCCGTTCACCTCACGAGCCCATTCTATATCTGTCGGGAAAGAAATATGTGCATCTTTCACTTCTTTTCCGGC contains:
- the nifJ gene encoding pyruvate:ferredoxin (flavodoxin) oxidoreductase, which translates into the protein MTKQKKMLTCDGNQAAAHISYMFSEVAAIYPITPSSTMAEYVDEWAAAGRKNIFGETVLVQEMQSEAGAAGAVHGSLQAGALTTTYTASQGLLLMIPNMYKIAGEFLPCVFHVSARTLASHALCIFGDHQDVMSTRQTGFAMLAEGSVQEVMDLAGVAHLSTIKARVPFVNFFDGFRTSHEIQKIEMLENEDLAPLIDQEALQEFRNRALNPENPVARGMAENPDTFFQHRESCNNYYEAVPAIVEEYMNEISKITGRKYGLFDYYGAEDADRVIIAMGSVTEAAREAIDYLTAKGEKVGLVSVHLYRPFSAKHFLAAVPKTAKRIAVLDRTKEPGATGEPLYLDVKDVFYGQENAPEIVGGRYGLGSKDTTPSQILAVFENLALPMPKNNFTIGIVDDVTFTSLPQKEEIAMGGEGMFEAKFYGLGADGTVGANKNSVKIIGDNTDKHCQAYFSYDSKKSGGFTCSHLRFGDSPIRSTYLVNTPNFVACHVQAYLRMYDVTRGLRENGTFLLNTIWNEEELAKHLPNKVKRYFAQKNISVYYINATQIAQEIGLGNRTNTILQSAFFRITGVIPVDLAIEQMKKFIVKSYGKKGEDVVNKNYAAVDRGGEYKQLTVDPAWANLPDDEVLPNNDPAFINEVVRPINAQDGDLLPVSAFKGLEDGTWHQGTAKYEKRGVAAFVPVWTAENCIQCNKCAYVCPHASIRPFVLDAAEQSGANFPMLKAVGKAFDGMTFRMQVDVLDCLGCGNCVDVCPGNKNGKALAMTDLESQLPQAANWEYCVNNVKSKQHLVDIKANVKNSQFATPLFEFSGACSGCGETPYVKLISQLFGDREMVANATGCSSIYSGSIPSTPYTTNEKGHGPAWANSLFEDFCEFGFGMYLAVDKMRERIVKLMNQAIESGCPEEMKTLFTEWIADKENTERSIELEAKITPMVKAAADKCEICKEIASLSKYLIKKSQWIIGGDGASYDIGFGGLDHVLASGKNVNILVLDTEVYSNTGGQASKATPVGAIAKFAAAGKRVRKKDLGLIASTYGYVYCAQIAMGADQAQTLKAIREAEAYDGPSIIIAYAPCINHGLKKGMGKAQAEEAAAVECGYWHLWRYNPMLEAEGKNPFTLDSKEPQWDKFQDFLKGEVRYASVMKQYPNEAAELFQAAQDNAKWRYNNYKRLAKQQWGVEVED
- a CDS encoding LTA synthase family protein, yielding MQNETSAFTLIVRKFRSLFDACMLMLPFFLMNKRKWIIFILLFLLDIFCLSQIWYFRTYQTLMPFSSYFLFDNISELLIKSIIGSIHPGDIWVILPTILLLLLYLGFYKNNIGAYEPLPKRIAYGAMIFIICSFGYLATPLKAAIIKDPNRPSPWIRWTASFGPSFYVEANGLVPYFVYTLTKATTTSKKITPEEKNYIDRFILSKEKKQIHNTILDHPRKNLIIIIVESLNSWLLNRTIDGIEITPNLNRFIKEDSVISALHILPQVKDGRSSDGHLMINTGILPLQLGAAATTCKTKHFPSLADALKPYGYYSLNIISDAGNFWNQKEMSKAFSFDTLYDKKCLEKDDMIRGSISDKSLMQQSFRIIKNLPEPFFCQIVTASTHMPYDTPINKTRISESKQFTSTVRNCMEAFHYTDQAIGSFIDSLKKNNLYKNSTIVIVSDHDELGKNVLDGRKKRKLSDRETAMIILNVPLSLNYKNIMGQIDIYSTLLDVMGLNNYSWRGMGHSILQYPVSSAVHWDKKSIYGNSDSPLIPDQIKAWDISNLILSKDYFGSFASRPK